A genomic segment from Streptomyces antibioticus encodes:
- a CDS encoding ROK family transcriptional regulator, protein MTGRNGRTVRDLRRANRTAVLQRLYFDGPLSRFELGPATGLSSGSISNVVADLVADGLVEEAGSVDSDGGRPRILLRVAPASGHMIGVDVGETRVRIELFDLTLTELARVEKPLEQRRYEVEGIVGHIREGVAEVLAAADITPERLLGVGIGVPGIVEHTPDRGAVVHGQTIGWDAVPLEALLREGSPLPATVPYFIDNGAKTLGQAEMWFGGGRGARNAVVVLFGSGVGASIVTPDVEQGRAVEWGHLTVRVRGRRCRCGSLGCLEAYAGAEALLDRWREEGGRPPRGTDEETALSAMLAAAHPADGGEPDAVALTLLDETAEYLGAGLSDLINLFQPERILIGGWAGLELGVRFLSAVRRHATAYALRHPAEKVTVELGRLGPDAVTVGAAILPLADFFTRGGRRPEPLPTGPEPAWRTALEERAPH, encoded by the coding sequence ATGACGGGGCGGAACGGGCGCACGGTACGCGATCTCAGGCGGGCCAACCGTACGGCCGTACTGCAACGGCTCTACTTCGACGGACCCCTCAGCCGGTTCGAGCTGGGTCCGGCCACCGGGCTCAGCTCCGGGTCGATCAGCAATGTCGTCGCCGATCTGGTCGCCGACGGACTGGTGGAGGAGGCAGGCAGCGTCGACTCCGACGGCGGCCGCCCCAGGATTTTGCTCAGGGTCGCACCGGCCAGCGGCCACATGATCGGCGTGGACGTCGGCGAGACCCGGGTCCGGATCGAGCTGTTCGACCTCACCCTCACCGAACTCGCCCGCGTGGAAAAGCCGTTGGAGCAACGGCGGTACGAGGTCGAAGGCATCGTCGGGCACATCCGCGAGGGCGTCGCCGAGGTCCTCGCGGCCGCGGACATCACGCCCGAGCGGCTGCTGGGCGTCGGGATCGGCGTCCCCGGCATCGTCGAGCACACGCCCGACCGGGGCGCGGTCGTGCACGGCCAGACCATCGGCTGGGACGCGGTCCCGCTGGAGGCCCTGCTGCGCGAGGGCTCCCCGCTGCCCGCCACGGTGCCGTACTTCATCGACAACGGCGCCAAGACCCTCGGTCAGGCCGAGATGTGGTTCGGCGGCGGCCGCGGCGCCCGTAACGCCGTCGTCGTCCTCTTCGGCTCCGGCGTCGGCGCCAGCATCGTCACCCCGGACGTGGAGCAGGGCCGGGCCGTCGAATGGGGGCATCTGACGGTACGGGTGCGCGGGCGGCGCTGCCGCTGCGGCTCGCTGGGCTGCCTGGAGGCGTACGCGGGCGCGGAGGCGCTTCTCGACCGCTGGCGGGAGGAGGGCGGACGTCCGCCCCGGGGCACCGACGAGGAGACCGCGCTCAGCGCGATGCTCGCCGCCGCCCACCCGGCCGACGGCGGCGAACCGGACGCCGTGGCGCTCACCCTCCTCGACGAGACGGCCGAGTACCTCGGCGCGGGCCTCTCCGACCTGATCAACCTCTTCCAGCCCGAGCGCATCCTCATCGGCGGCTGGGCGGGCCTGGAACTCGGTGTGCGCTTCCTGTCCGCCGTACGCCGCCACGCCACCGCGTACGCCCTGCGCCACCCGGCGGAGAAGGTCACCGTGGAACTGGGCCGCCTGGGCCCCGACGCGGTCACCGTGGGCGCGGCGATCCTCCCGCTGGCCGACTTCTTCACCCGCGGCGGCCGCCGCCCCGAGCCGCTCCCCACGGGCCCGGAACCGGCCTGGCGCACGGCACTGGAGGAACGGGCGCCGCACTGA
- a CDS encoding PHP domain-containing protein — protein MDPLEALDRIAFLLERSLAPTYRVRAFRTASRVLAELPDGEIGERAAAGTLESLKGVGPKTAQVVREALAGEVPSYLAKLEAEAGRPLTEDGAGAGLRALLRGDCHLHSDWSDGGSPIEEMGRAAAALGHEWAVLTDHSPRLTVARGLSPERLRRQLEAVEELNATWAPFRLLTGIECDILDDGSLDQEPELLERLDVVVVSVHSKLRMDAPAMTRRMVNAVRDPHADILGHCTGRLVGGKGRPESRFDADEVFAACAEAGTAVEINSRPERLDPPRRLLRRAVDAGTLFSVDTDAHAPGQLDWQILGCARAEECEVPAERVVTTWPVERLLEWSRA, from the coding sequence ATGGATCCCCTCGAGGCCCTGGACCGGATCGCCTTCCTGCTGGAACGGTCACTGGCGCCGACGTACCGCGTCCGGGCCTTCCGTACGGCGTCCCGGGTGCTGGCGGAGCTGCCCGACGGCGAGATCGGCGAGCGGGCGGCGGCCGGGACGCTGGAGTCGCTCAAGGGCGTCGGCCCGAAGACCGCGCAGGTGGTGCGGGAGGCGCTGGCCGGCGAGGTGCCGTCGTATCTGGCCAAGCTGGAGGCGGAGGCGGGGCGTCCGCTCACGGAGGACGGGGCCGGCGCGGGGCTGCGGGCGCTGCTGCGGGGGGACTGTCATCTGCACTCCGACTGGTCGGACGGCGGCAGCCCGATCGAGGAGATGGGCCGCGCCGCGGCCGCCCTCGGCCACGAGTGGGCCGTCCTGACCGACCACTCCCCCCGGCTGACGGTGGCCCGCGGGCTGTCGCCGGAGCGGCTGCGCCGCCAACTGGAGGCCGTCGAGGAGCTGAACGCCACCTGGGCGCCGTTCCGGCTGCTCACCGGCATCGAGTGCGACATCCTCGACGACGGCTCCCTCGACCAGGAGCCGGAACTGCTGGAGCGGCTCGACGTGGTCGTCGTCTCCGTGCACTCCAAGCTGCGGATGGACGCCCCCGCGATGACCCGGCGCATGGTGAACGCCGTCCGCGATCCGCACGCGGACATCCTCGGCCACTGCACCGGACGGCTGGTGGGCGGGAAGGGCCGGCCGGAGTCGCGGTTCGACGCGGACGAGGTGTTCGCGGCCTGCGCCGAGGCCGGTACGGCGGTGGAGATCAACAGCCGGCCCGAGCGGCTCGACCCGCCGCGCCGGCTGCTGCGCAGGGCCGTGGACGCGGGCACGCTGTTCTCGGTGGACACCGACGCGCACGCGCCCGGCCAACTGGACTGGCAGATCCTCGGCTGCGCGCGGGCCGAGGAGTGCGAGGTGCCCGCGGAGCGGGTGGTGACGACCTGGCCGGTGGAACGGCTGCTGGAGTGGTCGCGCGCGTGA
- a CDS encoding VanZ family protein → MAREAASPRTTRPDTTGPRTEAPLPLPLRLLAMLFAFAFMVGFAVVLARLTLEPSPASEALVHSNLRPGDSLRAYVERSTVRDAVKQIGGNVLLGVPFGILVPVVAPRARGLLSVLLLTASVMLLVEFAQGALVTGRAFDIDDVILNTAGALIGWLLLGRRVGRAVHARRPRRAVRAQQGRRA, encoded by the coding sequence ATGGCCAGGGAAGCGGCAAGTCCACGCACCACCCGGCCGGACACCACCGGTCCTCGTACGGAGGCGCCGCTCCCGCTCCCCCTGCGGCTGCTGGCGATGCTGTTCGCGTTCGCCTTCATGGTGGGGTTCGCGGTCGTACTGGCCCGGCTCACCCTGGAGCCGTCGCCCGCCTCCGAGGCGCTGGTGCACTCCAATCTGCGGCCGGGCGACTCGCTGCGGGCCTACGTCGAGCGGTCCACGGTGCGCGACGCGGTCAAGCAGATCGGCGGGAACGTGCTGCTCGGGGTGCCGTTCGGCATTCTGGTGCCGGTCGTCGCGCCCCGGGCGCGCGGCCTGCTGAGCGTGCTGCTGCTGACCGCGTCGGTGATGCTCCTCGTGGAGTTCGCCCAGGGCGCGCTGGTCACCGGGCGCGCCTTCGACATCGACGACGTCATCCTCAACACCGCGGGCGCGCTGATCGGTTGGCTGCTGCTCGGCCGGCGCGTCGGCCGGGCCGTGCACGCCCGCAGGCCCCGCCGGGCGGTCAGGGCCCAGCAGGGCCGGCGGGCCTAG
- a CDS encoding DUF4230 domain-containing protein: MTTPTKTPSKSRPARLPARLPGWAKVLTAVVVVLVVMFAGIRLSLLPGLRDFFGTETHDRSGPALLKSIQDMSRYDAASGNFQVVVDLEKDAKYLPDALRGTRTLYVGAGTVDAYVDLGKVGKGDVKVNEDRTTATLHLPHARLGTPALDPDRSYAVSKQRGLFDRIGDLFSDNPNGEQAVQKLAVRHIGDAAKDSELTARAETNTTDMLEGLLHSLGFTKVTVSYGT, from the coding sequence ATGACGACTCCCACAAAGACTCCCAGCAAGAGCCGCCCCGCCCGTCTGCCCGCCCGCCTGCCCGGCTGGGCCAAGGTGCTCACCGCGGTCGTGGTCGTGCTCGTCGTGATGTTCGCCGGGATCAGGCTCAGCCTGCTGCCCGGCCTGCGCGACTTCTTCGGCACGGAGACCCACGACCGTTCGGGCCCCGCGCTGCTCAAGTCCATCCAGGACATGAGCCGTTACGACGCCGCCTCCGGCAACTTCCAGGTCGTCGTGGACCTGGAGAAGGACGCCAAGTACCTGCCCGACGCACTGCGCGGCACCCGCACCCTCTACGTCGGCGCGGGCACCGTGGACGCCTATGTGGACCTCGGCAAGGTCGGCAAGGGCGACGTGAAGGTGAACGAGGACCGCACCACGGCCACGCTGCACCTGCCGCACGCCCGCCTCGGCACCCCCGCCCTCGACCCCGACCGCTCCTACGCGGTCTCCAAGCAGCGCGGCCTCTTCGACCGCATCGGCGATCTGTTCTCGGACAACCCGAACGGCGAACAGGCCGTGCAGAAGCTCGCCGTACGGCACATCGGGGACGCGGCGAAGGACAGCGAGCTGACCGCCCGCGCCGAGACCAACACCACCGACATGCTGGAGGGGTTGCTGCACTCCCTCGGCTTCACCAAGGTCACGGTGTCGTACGGCACCTAG
- a CDS encoding ribose-phosphate diphosphokinase — protein MRDISVFSGSAHPELAAEVCAHLGVPLSPTRVSRFANDCLEVQLQANCRERDVFLVQPLVRPVQEHLVELLMMCDAARGASAGRITVVMPHYSYARSDKKDAPRISLGGRLVADLLTAAGVHRVLTMTLHSPQVHGFFSVPVDHLHARRELAAHFRRYDLSRTTVVSPDLGNAKEAAAFARMIGAQVAAGAKQRFADDRVTISAVIGEVAGRDVIVLDDEIAKGSTVIELLARLRESGAGPIRVACTHGLFAGGALKRLSEQPDVLEIVCTNTVPVPVEEHTDKLRILSIAPALAEAVRRIHNGESVSALFDATRSE, from the coding sequence GTGCGCGACATCTCCGTGTTCAGCGGCAGTGCCCACCCCGAGCTGGCCGCCGAGGTCTGTGCCCATCTCGGTGTGCCCCTGAGCCCCACCCGCGTCAGCCGGTTCGCCAACGACTGTCTGGAGGTGCAGCTCCAGGCCAACTGCCGGGAACGGGACGTCTTCCTGGTGCAGCCCCTGGTCCGGCCGGTGCAGGAACACCTCGTCGAACTGCTGATGATGTGCGACGCGGCCCGCGGCGCCTCGGCGGGCCGGATCACGGTCGTCATGCCGCACTACTCCTACGCCCGCTCCGACAAGAAGGACGCGCCCCGGATCTCCCTCGGCGGACGTCTGGTCGCCGATCTGCTGACGGCGGCCGGGGTGCACCGCGTGCTGACGATGACCCTGCACTCCCCGCAGGTCCACGGCTTCTTCTCGGTCCCGGTCGACCATCTGCACGCGCGCCGCGAGCTGGCCGCCCACTTCCGCCGCTACGACCTCAGCCGCACTACCGTCGTCTCGCCCGACCTCGGCAACGCCAAGGAGGCCGCCGCGTTCGCCCGGATGATCGGCGCCCAGGTCGCGGCCGGCGCCAAACAGCGTTTCGCCGACGACCGGGTCACCATCAGCGCCGTGATCGGCGAGGTCGCCGGGCGGGACGTGATCGTCCTGGACGACGAGATAGCCAAGGGCAGCACGGTCATCGAACTCCTCGCCCGGCTGCGGGAGTCGGGGGCCGGTCCGATCCGAGTGGCGTGCACGCACGGGCTGTTCGCGGGCGGCGCCCTCAAACGGCTCAGCGAACAGCCGGACGTGCTGGAGATCGTGTGCACCAACACCGTGCCGGTACCGGTCGAGGAGCACACCGACAAGCTGCGGATCCTGTCCATCGCCCCGGCCCTCGCGGAGGCCGTGCGCCGGATCCACAACGGCGAGTCCGTCAGCGCCCTGTTCGACGCGACGCGCAGCGAATAG
- the tuf gene encoding elongation factor Tu: MAKAKFERTKPHVNIGTIGHIDHGKTTLTAAITKVLHDKYPDLNPFTPFDQIDKAPEERQRGITISIAHVEYQTERRHYAHVDCPGHADYIKNMITGAAQMDGAILVVAGTDGPMPQTKEHVLLARQVGVPYIVVALNKTDMVDDEEILELVELEVRELLFEYDFPGDDVPVVRVSALRALEGDPKWTRSVLELLDAVDRAVPEPQRDVDRPFLMPIEDVFTITGRGTVVTGRIERGTLRVHSEVEIIGIHERATRTTVTGVEMFRKLLDEGRAGENVGLLLRGIKREEVERGQVVIKPGSVTPHTRFEARAYILSKDEGGRHTPFFQNYRPQFYFRTTDVTGVVTLPEGTEMVMPGDNTTMTVELIQPIAMEEGLKFAIREGGRTVGAGQVTRIVE; this comes from the coding sequence GTGGCGAAGGCGAAGTTCGAGCGGACCAAACCACACGTCAACATCGGCACCATCGGGCACATCGACCACGGCAAGACGACCCTCACGGCAGCCATCACCAAGGTGCTGCACGACAAGTATCCGGACCTCAACCCCTTCACCCCGTTCGACCAGATCGACAAGGCGCCCGAGGAGCGGCAGCGCGGCATCACGATCTCCATCGCCCATGTGGAGTACCAGACGGAACGCCGGCACTACGCGCACGTCGACTGCCCCGGCCACGCCGACTACATCAAGAACATGATCACCGGCGCGGCCCAGATGGACGGCGCGATCCTCGTCGTCGCCGGCACCGACGGGCCGATGCCGCAGACCAAGGAGCACGTCCTGCTGGCCCGCCAGGTCGGGGTGCCGTACATCGTCGTCGCGCTCAACAAGACCGACATGGTGGACGACGAGGAGATCCTGGAGCTGGTCGAACTGGAGGTGCGCGAGCTGCTCTTCGAGTACGACTTCCCGGGCGACGACGTGCCGGTCGTACGGGTCTCCGCGCTGCGCGCCCTGGAGGGCGACCCGAAGTGGACGCGGTCGGTGCTGGAGCTGCTGGACGCCGTCGACCGTGCGGTGCCCGAGCCGCAGCGGGACGTGGACCGGCCGTTCCTGATGCCGATCGAGGACGTCTTCACCATCACCGGGCGCGGCACGGTCGTCACCGGCCGGATCGAGCGCGGCACGCTACGGGTGCACAGCGAGGTCGAGATCATCGGCATCCACGAGCGCGCGACCCGGACCACGGTCACCGGAGTCGAGATGTTCCGCAAGCTGCTCGACGAGGGGCGGGCCGGGGAGAACGTCGGTCTGCTGCTGCGCGGGATCAAGCGGGAGGAGGTGGAGCGCGGACAGGTGGTGATCAAGCCGGGCTCGGTCACCCCGCACACCCGGTTCGAGGCGCGGGCGTACATCCTGTCCAAGGACGAGGGCGGCCGGCACACGCCCTTCTTCCAGAACTACCGTCCGCAGTTCTACTTCCGCACCACCGATGTGACGGGGGTGGTGACCCTGCCCGAGGGCACCGAGATGGTCATGCCGGGCGACAACACCACCATGACGGTGGAGCTGATCCAGCCGATCGCGATGGAGGAGGGGCTGAAGTTCGCCATCCGGGAGGGCGGGCGGACGGTCGGGGCCGGTCAGGTCACCCGGATCGTCGAGTAG
- a CDS encoding anti-sigma factor antagonist (This anti-anti-sigma factor, or anti-sigma factor antagonist, belongs to a family that includes characterized members SpoIIAA, RsbV, RsfA, and RsfB.) yields MQQEPATDAPHRDTPHLRVRQDRGYTVLEFRGEIDIVAATEITARLDDATKGPAPRVVIDLTRIEFFDCSGLRLLYRARGRVLDRGGRLRLVCTHPLTLRILRTTGLSRLLPPQASLDAALGRPEAASGTL; encoded by the coding sequence GTGCAGCAGGAACCCGCCACGGACGCTCCGCACCGCGACACCCCGCATCTACGGGTCCGCCAGGACCGCGGGTACACGGTGCTGGAGTTCCGCGGCGAGATCGACATCGTCGCGGCGACGGAGATCACCGCGCGGCTCGACGACGCCACCAAGGGCCCGGCCCCCCGGGTCGTGATCGACCTGACCCGGATCGAGTTCTTCGACTGCTCCGGGCTGCGTCTGCTGTACCGGGCCCGCGGCCGGGTCCTGGACCGGGGCGGGCGGCTGCGTCTGGTCTGCACCCACCCGCTGACCCTGCGCATCCTGCGGACGACCGGCCTGTCCCGGCTGCTGCCGCCCCAGGCGTCGCTGGACGCGGCCCTGGGCAGACCCGAGGCCGCGTCCGGCACGTTATGA
- a CDS encoding NADP-dependent oxidoreductase has product MTTTNTQTLTMRALTQDSLGGPEVLTLRDVPRPEPRTNQVLVRVRAAGLNPTDWKHRATGGHLGGPPFVLGWDLSGTVESVGIGVADFAPGDEVFGMLPYPYGHGSHAEYAVAPARALWHKPAALDHVQAAALPLVSLTAWQTLVETAGLEPGRRVLIHAAAGGVGHVAVQIAKERGAYVIGTASAAKHGFLRELGADEVIDYRETDVTEAVEDVDVVLDTLGGDTSVRSLRVLREGGIVVSILPVGTREFYDEAERLGVRAVRTVVDADRTGMRTIAALAEAGKLRATIAGTFPLADAAEAHRLGDTGRTTGKLVLTMD; this is encoded by the coding sequence ATGACCACCACGAACACCCAGACCCTCACCATGCGCGCCCTCACCCAGGACTCCCTCGGGGGACCCGAGGTCCTCACCCTCAGGGACGTCCCGCGGCCCGAACCCCGTACCAACCAGGTCCTCGTCCGCGTCCGCGCCGCCGGCCTCAACCCCACCGACTGGAAGCACCGCGCGACCGGCGGCCACCTGGGCGGCCCGCCGTTCGTCCTGGGCTGGGACCTCTCCGGCACCGTCGAGTCCGTCGGCATCGGCGTGGCGGACTTCGCGCCCGGCGACGAGGTCTTCGGCATGCTGCCGTACCCGTACGGCCACGGCTCGCACGCGGAGTACGCCGTCGCCCCGGCCCGCGCCCTGTGGCACAAGCCGGCCGCCCTGGACCACGTCCAGGCGGCCGCCCTGCCGCTGGTCTCGCTCACCGCCTGGCAGACCCTCGTGGAGACCGCCGGACTCGAACCGGGCCGGCGGGTCCTGATCCACGCCGCCGCCGGCGGAGTCGGCCATGTGGCCGTGCAGATCGCCAAGGAGCGCGGCGCGTACGTCATCGGCACCGCGAGCGCCGCCAAGCACGGCTTCCTGCGCGAGCTGGGCGCCGACGAGGTGATCGACTACCGGGAGACCGACGTCACCGAGGCGGTCGAGGACGTCGACGTCGTCCTGGACACCCTCGGCGGCGACACCTCCGTGCGCTCGCTGCGAGTGCTGCGCGAGGGCGGGATCGTGGTGTCGATCCTCCCGGTCGGCACCCGGGAGTTCTACGACGAGGCCGAGCGGCTCGGGGTCCGGGCGGTCCGCACGGTGGTGGACGCCGACCGGACCGGCATGCGCACGATCGCCGCGCTGGCCGAGGCGGGAAAGCTGCGCGCCACCATCGCGGGAACGTTCCCGCTGGCGGACGCCGCCGAGGCGCACCGGCTCGGCGACACCGGCCGCACCACCGGGAAGCTGGTCCTGACGATGGACTGA
- a CDS encoding GlxA family transcriptional regulator, whose product MRDERRVAQRAEGRPHRVVVLALDGVYPFELGIPSRVLGSADGRYEVLTCSVDGLPVRTSADFTVGVEHGPAALDDADTVVIAPGTDWVTAELPEPVRAALARIRPGARLVSICTGAFVLAAAGLLDGRRATTHWQFADRFRRQFPQVELDPGVLFVDDGGVLTSAGAASGVDACLHLLREDHGSDLANRVARRCVVPPFRDGGQAQYIEQPVPETGAASTAATRAWALERLADPLTLTDLAAHARMSLRTFARRFHHEVGLSPGRWLIQQRVAHARHLLESTDLPIDELATRSGFATSASLRQHLHAAIGVSPQTYRRTFQTTR is encoded by the coding sequence ATGCGAGACGAACGGCGGGTGGCACAGCGGGCCGAAGGGCGTCCCCATCGTGTGGTCGTCCTCGCCCTCGACGGCGTCTACCCCTTCGAACTGGGCATCCCGAGCCGGGTCCTCGGCTCGGCCGACGGCCGCTACGAGGTGCTGACCTGCTCCGTCGACGGCCTCCCGGTCCGCACCAGCGCCGACTTCACGGTGGGCGTCGAACACGGCCCGGCGGCGCTGGACGACGCCGACACGGTGGTGATCGCCCCCGGCACCGACTGGGTCACGGCCGAGCTGCCGGAGCCCGTCCGCGCCGCCCTCGCCAGGATCCGGCCCGGCGCCCGGCTGGTCTCCATCTGCACCGGCGCCTTCGTGCTCGCCGCCGCCGGTCTCCTCGACGGGCGCCGCGCCACCACCCACTGGCAGTTCGCCGACCGCTTCCGCCGGCAGTTCCCGCAGGTCGAACTGGACCCCGGTGTGCTGTTCGTCGACGACGGCGGGGTGCTGACCTCGGCGGGGGCCGCGTCCGGGGTGGACGCCTGTCTGCACCTCCTCCGCGAGGACCACGGCAGCGACCTCGCCAACCGGGTGGCCCGGCGCTGCGTGGTCCCGCCGTTCCGGGACGGCGGCCAGGCCCAGTACATCGAACAGCCCGTGCCCGAGACCGGCGCGGCGAGCACGGCGGCCACCCGCGCGTGGGCGCTGGAACGCCTCGCCGACCCCCTCACCCTGACCGACCTCGCCGCCCACGCCCGCATGAGCCTGCGCACCTTCGCCCGCCGCTTCCACCACGAGGTCGGCCTCAGCCCCGGCCGCTGGCTCATCCAGCAACGCGTCGCCCACGCCCGCCACCTGCTGGAATCCACCGACCTCCCCATCGACGAACTGGCCACCCGCTCCGGCTTCGCCACGTCCGCGTCCCTGCGCCAGCACCTCCACGCGGCGATCGGCGTGTCCCCACAGACGTATCGAAGGACGTTCCAGACGACCCGGTGA
- a CDS encoding TetR/AcrR family transcriptional regulator: MTRAEPEDPRAARTRARLREALLQECAERPLAEVGVAALVRRAGVGRATFYVHYADLEALAVDACADVVREAVEALHAWRGRPDPVRAPAALPEFFASLTPHLALYRTLLPPGGGGPLGQVLYRDLRAYSLRERERAGARDAPLIASAVAATFTGVLADWLHGTLPGTPEEIADQVWQLLVALHASR, from the coding sequence ATGACCCGCGCGGAGCCCGAGGACCCGCGGGCGGCACGCACCCGGGCACGGCTGCGCGAGGCACTGCTCCAGGAGTGCGCGGAGCGGCCGTTGGCGGAGGTCGGCGTGGCCGCGCTGGTACGGCGGGCGGGCGTCGGCCGGGCCACGTTCTACGTGCACTACGCCGACCTGGAGGCCCTCGCGGTCGACGCCTGCGCGGACGTCGTACGCGAGGCGGTGGAGGCGCTGCACGCCTGGCGGGGCCGCCCGGACCCGGTACGCGCACCGGCCGCGCTCCCGGAGTTCTTCGCCTCCCTGACCCCGCACCTGGCGCTGTACCGCACCCTGCTCCCCCCGGGCGGCGGCGGCCCCCTGGGCCAGGTCCTGTACCGCGACCTCCGCGCGTACAGCCTCCGCGAACGAGAACGCGCGGGCGCACGGGACGCCCCGCTGATCGCCTCGGCGGTCGCCGCAACCTTCACCGGAGTCCTCGCCGACTGGCTCCACGGCACCCTCCCGGGCACGCCTGAGGAAATCGCGGACCAGGTATGGCAATTGCTGGTGGCGCTGCACGCCAGCCGCTGA
- a CDS encoding DUF1304 domain-containing protein, whose amino-acid sequence MEILANVLVALVAALHVYILVMEMFLWQRRPGMSFHGFDAEMARRTAPLAANQGLYNGFLAAGLVWGLIAADPTGFRAQVFFLSCVIVAGVYGGVTANRRILLAQALPGAVALAAVLAAR is encoded by the coding sequence ATGGAGATCCTGGCGAACGTGCTCGTCGCGCTGGTGGCCGCGCTGCACGTCTACATCCTGGTGATGGAGATGTTCCTGTGGCAGCGGAGGCCGGGGATGTCCTTCCATGGCTTCGACGCCGAGATGGCACGGCGGACCGCCCCGCTCGCCGCCAACCAGGGCCTCTACAACGGCTTCCTCGCGGCCGGTCTGGTGTGGGGGCTGATCGCCGCCGACCCGACCGGGTTCCGCGCCCAGGTGTTCTTCCTGTCGTGCGTGATCGTCGCGGGCGTGTACGGCGGGGTCACCGCGAACCGCCGGATCCTGCTCGCCCAGGCCCTGCCCGGCGCGGTGGCGCTGGCCGCGGTCCTCGCCGCACGATGA